A portion of the Nitratidesulfovibrio termitidis HI1 genome contains these proteins:
- a CDS encoding 50S ribosomal protein L11 methyltransferase, whose translation MSDLIRISIVIAADCPEDLETVDAVLALAVPFGWEEESLPDGSVRLRVHTDNPAFCEQLLATLRAELPRAEVTRDSVPDTDWTLAWRDFFTPVPCGTHFMVIAPWMIDTVDLEGRTPIVIEPKTAFGTGHHPTTALCLGAVSELAASGRLRSGLRFLDLGTGSGILAIGCAKLGMTGVATDIDMLAVENAEENRVINAVAPAIDVRLGSTDAAQGERYDVLLANILAQPLKDLAPDILGLLAPGGCLVLSGLLAVQADGVEAVYTSLGMPPARRRVEGEWAALIWE comes from the coding sequence GTGTCCGACCTTATCCGCATCAGCATCGTCATTGCCGCCGATTGTCCCGAAGACCTTGAAACCGTCGACGCCGTCCTGGCCCTTGCCGTGCCTTTCGGCTGGGAAGAGGAAAGCCTGCCCGACGGTTCCGTGCGCCTGCGCGTGCACACCGACAACCCCGCCTTCTGCGAGCAGCTTCTGGCCACCCTGCGCGCCGAACTGCCGCGCGCCGAGGTGACCCGCGATTCCGTGCCCGATACCGACTGGACCCTGGCCTGGCGCGATTTCTTCACGCCCGTGCCCTGCGGCACGCACTTCATGGTCATCGCCCCGTGGATGATCGACACCGTTGACCTTGAAGGCCGCACCCCCATCGTCATCGAGCCCAAGACCGCCTTCGGCACCGGGCATCATCCCACCACCGCCCTGTGTCTCGGCGCCGTCTCCGAGCTTGCCGCGTCCGGTCGACTGCGGTCCGGTCTGCGCTTTCTCGACCTCGGCACCGGCTCCGGCATCCTTGCCATCGGCTGCGCCAAGCTGGGCATGACCGGCGTGGCCACCGACATCGACATGCTGGCCGTGGAAAACGCCGAGGAAAACCGCGTCATCAACGCCGTGGCTCCCGCCATCGACGTGCGCCTCGGCAGCACCGATGCTGCACAGGGCGAACGCTATGACGTGCTGCTCGCCAATATCCTCGCCCAGCCCCTGAAAGACCTTGCCCCGGATATCCTCGGCCTGCTGGCCCCCGGCGGGTGCCTCGTGCTCTCCGGTCTGCTCGCCGTGCAGGCCGACGGCGTGGAAGCCGTCTACACCAGCCTCGGCATGCCCCCCGCACGCCGCCGCGTGGAAGGCGAATGGGCCGCCTTGATCTGGGAGTAG
- a CDS encoding amino acid ABC transporter ATP-binding protein: MAMIEFHDVHKWYGEFHVLKGITQKVEKGEVLVICGPSGSGKSSFIRCLNRLEPIQKGHILLEGKSIHDKSVDVNELRTEVGIVFQQFNLYPHLSVLHNVTLAPTKVRKMPKAKAESIAMELLERVGIHDQARKYPVELSGGQQQRVAIARALAMQPKVMLFDEPTSALDPEMINEVLNAMKDLARAGMTMLCVTHEMGFAREVADRVIFMDGGKVIEEAPPDVFFSNPRHERTQAFLREIL, encoded by the coding sequence ATGGCGATGATCGAATTCCACGACGTGCACAAGTGGTATGGCGAATTCCACGTGCTCAAGGGCATCACCCAGAAGGTGGAGAAGGGCGAGGTGCTGGTCATCTGTGGCCCCTCCGGCTCCGGCAAGAGTTCCTTCATCCGGTGCCTGAACCGCCTGGAACCCATCCAGAAGGGGCATATCCTGCTCGAAGGCAAGAGCATCCACGACAAGAGCGTGGACGTGAACGAACTGCGCACCGAGGTGGGCATCGTCTTCCAGCAGTTCAACCTGTACCCGCATCTTTCCGTGCTGCACAACGTGACCCTTGCGCCCACCAAGGTGCGCAAGATGCCCAAGGCCAAGGCGGAATCCATCGCCATGGAACTGCTGGAGCGCGTGGGCATCCACGACCAGGCCCGCAAGTACCCCGTGGAGCTTTCCGGCGGCCAGCAGCAGCGCGTGGCCATTGCCCGCGCCCTGGCCATGCAGCCCAAGGTCATGCTGTTCGACGAGCCCACCAGCGCGCTCGACCCCGAAATGATCAACGAAGTGCTCAACGCCATGAAGGACCTGGCACGCGCAGGCATGACCATGCTCTGCGTGACCCACGAAATGGGCTTCGCGCGAGAAGTGGCGGACAGGGTCATCTTCATGGACGGGGGCAAGGTGATCGAAGAGGCTCCGCCGGACGTCTTCTTTTCCAACCCCCGGCACGAGCGTACTCAGGCCTTTTTGCGGGAAATTCTGTAG
- a CDS encoding endonuclease III domain-containing protein, whose translation MRGKRERLLREMYAAMHARLGPSGWWPGETPLDICVGAVLTQNTAWTNVEKAIYRLRDAGALASGQTLLSLPEAELSELIRPAGFFRLKAVRLRNLLRFLDDACGFDFGVLAGQELDELRPRLLKVSGIGPETADSVLLYAVGLPTFVVDAYTRRILHRHAMVPDDIPYHDLRDVFMDVLDPDVPLYNEYHALIVRVAKDWCRARAPRCADCPLCPFLDGGVA comes from the coding sequence ATGCGAGGGAAACGGGAACGCCTGTTGCGCGAGATGTACGCGGCCATGCACGCCCGGCTGGGCCCCAGCGGCTGGTGGCCGGGCGAGACGCCGCTGGATATCTGCGTGGGCGCGGTGCTGACGCAGAACACCGCGTGGACCAACGTGGAAAAGGCCATCTACCGCCTGCGGGATGCGGGCGCGCTGGCCAGCGGCCAGACGCTGCTGTCCCTGCCCGAGGCGGAACTGTCGGAACTGATCCGTCCGGCGGGGTTCTTTCGGCTGAAGGCGGTGCGGCTGCGCAACCTGCTGCGCTTTCTGGACGATGCCTGCGGCTTCGACTTCGGCGTGCTGGCCGGGCAGGAACTGGACGAATTGCGTCCCCGCCTGCTCAAGGTGTCGGGCATCGGGCCGGAAACGGCGGATTCCGTCCTGCTGTACGCCGTGGGGCTGCCCACCTTCGTGGTGGACGCCTACACCCGTCGCATCCTGCACCGGCACGCCATGGTGCCGGACGACATCCCCTACCACGACCTGCGCGACGTGTTCATGGACGTGCTGGACCCGGACGTGCCCCTGTACAACGAATACCACGCCCTCATCGTGCGGGTGGCCAAGGACTGGTGCCGCGCCCGCGCGCCGCGTTGCGCCGACTGCCCCCTGTGCCCCTTCCTCGACGGCGGAGTGGCCTGA
- a CDS encoding amino acid ABC transporter permease, translated as MQWDVVWRNFDYLLVGSWPQGPLGGLAMSVVLAIGGIFGAFWLGLGFGLLRLSDRWWLRLPAIIYVEVIRGIPLLMLIFWFYFLAPIALGHTLPEAESALVAFIVFTGAYIAEIVRAGVLALPHGQMEAARGTGLSKTQAMIYVILPQALRNMIPSFVNQFVSLTKDTSLAYIIGVSELTRTATQINNRELTAPAELFFTIAVLYFIVCWTLTAASRRMERQMARYQAR; from the coding sequence GTGCAGTGGGACGTCGTCTGGAGAAATTTCGATTACCTGCTCGTGGGCTCGTGGCCGCAGGGGCCGCTGGGCGGTCTTGCCATGAGCGTGGTGCTGGCCATCGGCGGCATCTTCGGGGCGTTCTGGCTGGGCCTGGGCTTCGGCCTGCTGCGTCTGTCGGACCGCTGGTGGCTGCGCCTGCCCGCCATCATCTACGTGGAAGTCATCCGCGGCATCCCGCTGCTGATGCTGATCTTCTGGTTCTACTTCCTTGCGCCCATCGCGCTCGGCCACACCCTGCCCGAGGCGGAGAGCGCCCTTGTGGCCTTCATCGTGTTCACCGGCGCCTACATCGCCGAAATCGTGCGCGCCGGGGTGCTGGCCCTGCCGCACGGGCAGATGGAGGCCGCGCGCGGCACCGGGCTTTCCAAGACCCAGGCCATGATCTACGTCATCCTGCCGCAGGCCCTGCGCAACATGATTCCCTCGTTCGTGAACCAGTTCGTCAGCTTGACCAAGGACACCTCGCTCGCCTACATCATCGGCGTTTCCGAACTTACCCGCACGGCCACCCAGATCAACAACCGCGAGCTGACCGCTCCGGCCGAACTCTTCTTCACCATCGCCGTGCTGTACTTCATCGTCTGCTGGACCCTGACCGCCGCAAGCCGGCGCATGGAACGGCAGATGGCCCGATACCAGGCAAGGTAA
- a CDS encoding S41 family peptidase: protein MRVTLWTATLLILGVLAISGGAALVPDTVGAASEEGKYDSLKRFSQVLDLVERYYVRDVPRKDLINGAVKGMLQGLDPHSTFLSVEEFKEMQESTSGEFFGIGIEISSENGQLIVVAPIEDTPAHKAGLKSGDIILAVDGVPTQDMTTQEAVSRIRGAKGTEVELSILHRDAKAPEVVHLVRDAIPLISVKSKMLEDGYYWVRLTRFSERTTGELVDALKDAGKKGMKGIILDLRNNPGGLLDQAVSVSDTFLKDGVIVSIRGRMEDASREYRAKAQPGDVTVPMVVLVNAGSASASEIVAGALRDHNRALILGERTFGKGSVQNVIPLSDGAGLKLTVALYYTPNGRSIQAEGIEPDFEVPFELPREEEKAHRLNMVREKDLNRHLENGSSGKDARPAARSDDVKQALEKDNQLRMALQFVKRLPRLKDIQ, encoded by the coding sequence ATGCGTGTGACGCTGTGGACGGCCACGCTGCTCATTCTCGGCGTGCTCGCCATTTCCGGCGGGGCGGCGCTGGTGCCCGACACCGTCGGTGCGGCGAGCGAGGAAGGCAAATACGATTCGCTGAAGCGCTTCAGCCAGGTGCTCGACCTGGTGGAGCGCTATTACGTGCGCGACGTGCCCCGCAAGGACCTGATCAACGGTGCCGTCAAGGGCATGCTGCAAGGACTGGATCCGCATTCGACGTTCCTGTCGGTGGAGGAATTCAAGGAGATGCAGGAAAGCACCTCCGGTGAATTCTTCGGCATCGGCATCGAAATTTCCAGCGAGAACGGTCAGCTCATCGTGGTGGCCCCCATCGAGGACACTCCCGCCCACAAGGCGGGCCTGAAGAGCGGCGACATCATTCTTGCCGTGGACGGCGTGCCCACGCAGGACATGACCACCCAGGAAGCGGTCAGCCGCATCCGTGGCGCCAAGGGCACCGAGGTGGAACTGTCCATCCTGCACCGCGACGCCAAGGCGCCCGAAGTGGTGCACCTGGTGCGCGACGCCATCCCGCTCATCAGCGTCAAGTCCAAGATGCTCGAAGACGGCTACTACTGGGTGCGTCTGACCCGCTTCAGCGAACGTACCACCGGCGAACTGGTGGATGCGCTGAAGGACGCGGGCAAGAAGGGCATGAAGGGCATCATCCTCGACCTGCGCAACAACCCCGGCGGGTTGCTGGACCAGGCGGTGAGTGTGTCCGACACCTTCCTGAAGGACGGGGTCATCGTGTCCATCCGCGGCCGTATGGAAGATGCCAGCCGCGAATACCGCGCCAAGGCCCAGCCCGGCGACGTGACCGTACCCATGGTGGTGCTGGTCAACGCGGGTTCCGCCTCGGCCTCGGAAATCGTGGCCGGCGCCCTGCGCGACCACAACCGCGCGCTCATCCTGGGTGAACGCACCTTCGGCAAGGGGTCCGTGCAGAACGTCATCCCGCTGTCCGACGGCGCGGGCCTTAAGCTGACCGTGGCCCTGTACTACACGCCCAACGGTCGCTCCATCCAGGCCGAGGGCATCGAACCCGACTTCGAGGTGCCCTTCGAACTGCCGCGTGAAGAAGAAAAGGCCCACCGCCTGAACATGGTGCGCGAAAAGGATCTCAACCGGCATCTCGAGAATGGTTCGTCCGGCAAGGACGCCCGCCCCGCCGCCCGCAGCGACGACGTGAAGCAGGCCCTGGAAAAGGACAACCAACTGCGCATGGCGCTGCAGTTCGTCAAGCGCCTGCCCCGCCTCAAGGACATCCAGTAG
- a CDS encoding murein hydrolase activator EnvC family protein, with product MRPFRLAFSLLRAAAAGAGRIAERADGQPAGLIAGLTDGRAAGRLGAAACCLLCLALALAGWLAVRPEPLLAATSGSIGKAGPVRPAPDRTDRTDRADDADGGKGGRQRQEARGKAAPVGQLTTEEDIRKALQAQQSRLRARQESITKLSVQERALNTDLAMAEDRITALEAKVARQEQELVQLEAAATDVRAAYERLAAERSRTEASLSGLLQLLWPLYMRQKGVGARDLTDWRMAERDYAWTQEIYKVIGERQQELHGQETAMADALTRREALSEQVRKQVEALGADRSKLLADKQRFRQSLSSVRQQREDAEAELADLFEMIQTLNARLEQALSRGDIEKQKGRLPWPVKGRVVRRYAPEAKPPVRGLGISVGQGEPVRAVAYGRVVHNDTMRGFGRVVILMHGQAYYTLYAFLADSPLRLGQEVGGGQQVGTAGFYPDANGPGVYFELRFHQKAINPDAWLLSAN from the coding sequence ATGCGCCCGTTCCGGCTTGCGTTTTCACTGCTGCGGGCGGCTGCCGCCGGTGCCGGACGGATTGCCGAAAGGGCTGACGGACAGCCTGCCGGATTGATTGCCGGATTGACTGACGGACGGGCTGCCGGACGTCTGGGCGCGGCGGCGTGCTGTCTGTTGTGCCTTGCGCTTGCCTTGGCCGGGTGGCTGGCGGTGCGGCCAGAGCCGTTGCTGGCGGCCACGTCCGGCTCCATCGGCAAGGCGGGTCCGGTCAGGCCCGCTCCAGACAGGACGGACAGGACGGACAGGGCGGATGATGCGGATGGCGGCAAGGGGGGGCGGCAGCGCCAGGAAGCGCGCGGCAAGGCCGCACCCGTGGGGCAACTGACCACGGAAGAAGACATCCGCAAGGCGTTGCAGGCCCAGCAGAGCCGCCTGCGCGCCCGGCAGGAGAGCATCACCAAGCTTTCGGTGCAGGAGCGCGCCCTGAATACCGATCTTGCCATGGCCGAAGACCGCATCACCGCGCTGGAAGCCAAGGTGGCCCGCCAGGAACAGGAACTGGTCCAACTGGAGGCCGCCGCCACCGACGTGCGTGCCGCTTACGAGCGGCTGGCCGCCGAGCGTTCCCGCACGGAAGCCTCGCTTTCCGGGCTGCTGCAACTGCTCTGGCCGTTGTACATGCGGCAGAAGGGGGTGGGCGCGCGCGACCTGACAGATTGGCGCATGGCCGAGCGTGATTACGCCTGGACGCAGGAAATCTACAAGGTCATCGGCGAGCGCCAGCAGGAACTGCACGGTCAGGAAACCGCCATGGCGGATGCCCTGACCCGGCGTGAGGCCTTGTCCGAGCAGGTGCGCAAGCAAGTGGAGGCGCTGGGGGCGGACCGTTCGAAGCTGCTGGCCGACAAGCAGCGCTTCCGTCAGTCGTTGTCGTCCGTGCGCCAGCAGCGCGAAGACGCCGAGGCGGAACTGGCCGATCTTTTCGAGATGATCCAGACCCTCAATGCCCGGCTGGAGCAGGCCCTGTCGCGCGGCGACATAGAGAAGCAGAAAGGTCGGCTGCCGTGGCCGGTCAAGGGACGTGTGGTGCGCCGCTATGCGCCCGAGGCCAAGCCCCCCGTGCGCGGGCTGGGCATTTCGGTGGGGCAGGGCGAGCCGGTGCGTGCGGTGGCCTATGGCCGCGTGGTGCACAACGACACCATGCGCGGGTTCGGCCGCGTCGTCATTCTGATGCACGGACAGGCCTATTATACGCTGTATGCCTTCCTGGCCGACAGCCCGTTGCGGCTGGGGCAGGAGGTGGGCGGCGGCCAGCAGGTGGGTACTGCCGGGTTCTATCCGGACGCCAATGGCCCCGGAGTCTATTTCGAATTGCGTTTTCACCAAAAAGCCATTAACCCTGATGCGTGGCTTCTTTCAGCAAATTAG
- a CDS encoding aspartate aminotransferase family protein, producing MSERFEALKAREESLLCRTYGRYPISVARGQGSRLWDVDGREYVDLLSGIAVTSLGHCHEELAEVAAAQARKLVHVSNLFYQEEQLDLAERLLSTSHCAKAFFCNSGAEANEAAIKLARRYMQRVQQREAYEIITLTGAFHGRTLATVAATGQAKFQDGFHPMPEGFRQVASGDIEALRAAIGPQTAGVLVEIVQGEGGVCPLDPDYARAVQALCREKGVLFMTDEIQAGMCRTGRFWAFQNYGLEPDIVSCAKALANGLPMGAMMTTDEVARGFVAGSHATTFGAGALVSAVASKTVEIMLRDDLAGRAATEGERIMARFRAMGEKLPGTIDHVRGLGLMIGVVLAFPGKDVWQALIDRGFICNLTQDCVLRLLPALTIPRADLDAFADALEDILSARKPA from the coding sequence ATGAGCGAACGGTTCGAAGCGCTGAAAGCGCGCGAGGAATCCCTGTTGTGCCGCACCTACGGCCGGTACCCCATTTCCGTTGCGCGGGGGCAGGGTTCTCGCCTGTGGGACGTTGACGGGCGTGAATACGTGGACCTGCTGTCCGGCATCGCCGTGACCTCGCTGGGCCACTGCCACGAGGAACTGGCCGAGGTGGCCGCCGCCCAGGCCCGCAAGCTGGTGCACGTCAGCAACCTGTTCTATCAGGAAGAACAGCTGGACCTGGCCGAAAGGCTGCTCTCCACCAGCCATTGCGCCAAGGCGTTCTTCTGCAATTCCGGCGCGGAAGCCAACGAGGCCGCCATCAAGCTGGCCCGTCGCTACATGCAGCGCGTGCAGCAGCGCGAGGCCTACGAAATCATCACCCTGACCGGGGCCTTTCACGGGCGCACCCTGGCCACGGTGGCCGCCACCGGGCAGGCCAAGTTTCAGGACGGGTTCCACCCCATGCCGGAAGGGTTCCGGCAGGTGGCGTCGGGCGACATCGAGGCGCTGCGCGCCGCCATTGGCCCGCAGACCGCCGGTGTGCTGGTGGAAATCGTGCAGGGCGAGGGCGGCGTATGCCCTCTGGACCCCGATTACGCCCGCGCCGTGCAGGCCCTGTGCCGCGAGAAGGGCGTGCTGTTCATGACCGACGAAATCCAGGCGGGCATGTGCCGCACCGGGCGGTTCTGGGCCTTCCAGAACTACGGGCTGGAACCGGACATCGTCAGCTGCGCCAAGGCCCTGGCCAACGGCCTGCCCATGGGCGCCATGATGACCACCGACGAGGTGGCCAGGGGCTTCGTGGCAGGCAGCCATGCCACCACCTTCGGGGCGGGGGCGCTGGTTTCCGCCGTGGCCTCCAAGACCGTGGAAATCATGCTGCGTGACGACCTGGCCGGGCGTGCCGCCACGGAAGGCGAGCGCATCATGGCTCGCTTCCGGGCCATGGGCGAAAAGTTGCCCGGCACCATCGACCACGTGCGCGGCCTTGGCCTGATGATCGGCGTGGTGCTGGCCTTCCCCGGCAAGGATGTCTGGCAGGCGCTCATCGACAGGGGCTTCATCTGCAACCTGACCCAGGATTGCGTGTTGCGCCTGTTGCCCGCGCTGACCATTCCCCGCGCCGACCTGGATGCCTTTGCCGACGCGCTGGAGGATATCCTGTCCGCGCGCAAGCCTGCGTAG
- a CDS encoding ABC transporter substrate-binding protein, protein MKRLVLLAVALCVVLSGTIAHAGKIEDIKARGALICGVKDSTVPFGFIDEQSKQIVGFDVDICKAVADNLGVKLELKTVTSATRIPMLTQGSVDLLAATMTHKFERDDVIDFSITYFMDGQKLLVKKGGGVKSAADLKGKKVATAKGSTSEKNIRVAQPAATVVSFDEYPQAFLALKQGKAEAVTTDSTILLGLRNSDPEPEKWEIVGDYISPEPYGLGLAENDSKFRDLVNRTLVDLWNTGEYVKIYDKWFGKDTKYYLPLTWKMETWPY, encoded by the coding sequence ATGAAGCGTCTTGTGCTACTGGCCGTGGCCCTGTGCGTGGTGCTTTCCGGCACCATCGCCCACGCGGGCAAGATCGAGGACATCAAGGCCCGCGGCGCGCTCATCTGCGGCGTCAAGGACTCCACCGTGCCCTTCGGGTTCATCGACGAACAGAGCAAGCAGATCGTCGGCTTCGACGTGGACATCTGCAAGGCCGTTGCCGACAACCTGGGCGTGAAGCTGGAACTGAAGACCGTCACCAGCGCCACCCGCATCCCCATGCTGACCCAGGGTTCCGTGGACCTGCTGGCCGCCACCATGACCCACAAGTTCGAGCGTGACGACGTCATCGACTTCTCCATCACCTACTTCATGGACGGCCAGAAGCTGCTGGTGAAGAAGGGCGGCGGCGTGAAGAGCGCGGCGGACCTCAAGGGCAAGAAGGTGGCCACCGCCAAGGGTTCCACCTCTGAAAAGAACATCCGCGTCGCCCAGCCCGCCGCCACCGTGGTCTCCTTCGACGAGTACCCGCAGGCGTTCCTGGCCCTCAAGCAGGGCAAGGCCGAAGCCGTCACCACCGACTCCACCATCCTGCTCGGCCTGCGCAACTCCGACCCCGAGCCGGAAAAGTGGGAAATCGTGGGCGACTACATCTCGCCCGAACCCTACGGCCTGGGCCTTGCCGAAAACGACTCCAAGTTCCGCGACCTGGTCAACCGCACCCTGGTGGACCTGTGGAACACCGGCGAATACGTGAAGATTTACGACAAGTGGTTCGGCAAGGACACCAAGTACTACCTGCCGCTCACCTGGAAGATGGAAACCTGGCCCTACTAG
- a CDS encoding amino acid ABC transporter permease — MQYNFDWKLVLSGEYLQWIIDGVVVTCQISALSLVLAMAIGTLIAVMRLSAVRPLVWFSAAFTEFFRNTPLLVQIFFWYFGSDAVLPAAVNQWLYKQNFEFAAGVIALAVYTAAFIAEEIRSGIFSIPRTQLEASRACGLTFLQAMRYVVLPQAFRIIVPPLISQALNLFKNSSLCMTIGVMELTYMARQIESYTFHGFEAFTVSTLIYLVISLAVSFSITQYNKYFLRTIKY, encoded by the coding sequence TTGCAGTACAACTTCGACTGGAAACTCGTTCTCTCTGGCGAATACCTGCAGTGGATCATCGACGGCGTCGTGGTCACCTGCCAGATTTCCGCCCTTTCGCTGGTGCTCGCCATGGCGATAGGCACGCTCATCGCGGTGATGCGCCTTTCCGCCGTGCGCCCGCTGGTGTGGTTCAGCGCGGCCTTTACCGAATTCTTCCGCAACACGCCGCTGCTGGTCCAGATATTCTTCTGGTACTTCGGCTCCGACGCGGTGTTGCCCGCCGCCGTCAACCAGTGGCTGTACAAGCAGAATTTCGAATTCGCGGCCGGGGTCATCGCCCTTGCGGTGTACACCGCCGCGTTCATCGCCGAAGAAATCCGCTCCGGCATCTTCTCCATTCCGCGCACGCAGCTCGAAGCCTCGCGCGCCTGCGGCCTTACCTTCCTGCAGGCCATGCGCTACGTGGTCCTGCCGCAGGCCTTCCGCATCATCGTGCCGCCGCTGATCTCGCAGGCGCTCAACCTGTTCAAGAACTCGTCGCTGTGCATGACCATCGGGGTCATGGAACTTACCTACATGGCCCGCCAGATAGAATCGTACACCTTCCACGGGTTCGAGGCATTCACGGTCAGCACGCTGATCTACCTCGTCATCTCGCTTGCGGTGTCGTTCAGCATCACCCAGTACAACAAGTACTTTCTGCGGACCATCAAGTACTGA
- the dut gene encoding dUTP diphosphatase has translation MTSASSVIEGTPTLRVRVRYLRDARVLYAPDKGVDGPGGLAPATPFSAGMDLRACMDAEEAVLPAGSRLAIPAGVAVEPLSSGAAGFVYSRSGLGTRMGLTVSQGVGVIDPDYRGEIVVSLLNTSGEERRIRRGERIAQLVFQPYFHAIVEEADALGETARGAGGFGHTGTL, from the coding sequence GTGACAAGTGCAAGCAGCGTTATCGAGGGTACACCGACGTTGCGCGTGCGGGTGCGCTACCTGCGCGACGCGCGGGTGCTGTACGCCCCCGATAAGGGTGTCGATGGCCCCGGCGGCCTCGCACCGGCCACGCCGTTTTCGGCGGGCATGGACCTGCGCGCCTGCATGGACGCGGAAGAGGCGGTCCTGCCTGCCGGGTCGCGGCTGGCCATCCCCGCGGGGGTGGCCGTGGAGCCGCTGTCGTCCGGCGCGGCAGGGTTCGTGTACTCGCGCAGCGGGCTTGGAACGCGCATGGGGCTTACCGTCAGCCAGGGGGTCGGCGTCATCGACCCCGACTATCGCGGCGAGATCGTGGTCTCGTTGCTGAACACCTCGGGCGAGGAACGACGAATTCGCCGTGGCGAGCGCATTGCGCAGCTAGTGTTCCAGCCGTATTTCCACGCCATCGTCGAAGAGGCGGATGCCCTTGGCGAGACGGCGCGCGGCGCGGGTGGGTTCGGGCACACCGGTACGCTGTAG